The DNA window GACGGTCACCGGCCCGTTGCCGGTGTCGACGTCAGCGTCGACGCGGTAGACCAGTACTCCCGGCTTGCAGACGGCGTCGTCGTTGCCCGCCCGGATGCGGACCTCGACGGCGTACCCCGTCGTCTCCGTCAGGGGTACGAACACGAGCTTCGCCCGGCCCTCGTGCCCGTCGCGGGAGGCGAGGGGCGCCAGGAGGTGCTCGGTGGTGCCGCGCTCGGACGCGCAGCGGATCTGTGCGCTGTCCAGCCAGCCCAGCTTCCACTTGTGCCAGCCCAGCAGGTCGTTGTTGGCCCCCCAGTCCTCCGACATGATGTCCCAGTGCCCGACGGTCCCGCCGCCGTCCACGGTGTAGAGGTCCGGCAGCCCGAAGACGTGGCCGTTCTCGTGCGGCAGCACCCGGAAGCCCGTCTCGCCGTAGGAGCCCGATCCGTCGTCCTGGCGGCTGTAGACGAACGAGGTGTTGGCCAGCGGGACCCCGTCCGCGCGCGGCGCGTCGTCGTTGCCGGAGAAGGTGACGGACAGGACGGTGTCCAGGGCCGAGGGCCCGGCATTGGGCGTGACCAGGATGTTCACCAGGTCGTATGCCCGGAAGTTCACCCGGTCGTCGGTCTCCGCGATGATGTCCTGGACGAGGCTGCGGTAGCCCGGTTCGTACGGTGAGCCCCGGTCTATCCCGTACGCCGCGAAGGGCAGCGGCATCCGTACCCAGTCGGTGAACGGGGTCACGGGGCGGTAGCGCAGGCGCCCGTACGAGCTGGTCGTGAACCACTTCGTCGTCTGCGGGAAGAACTCCTCGAACCGGTCGCGTGCCGGGCCCTTCCCCGGCGCGTCCGAGAAGTCGATCATGAGGGTGAGGGCGCGTACCTCACCCGTCGAGCGGGCGAAGCCGGGCGGTGTCGGGAGCCCTTCCGACATCTGTACGCCCATGGTGCCCGTGATCCGGCACGGTCTGAGGGCGGCCTCGTCGACCACCGAGACGGCCTGGTCGCCGGCGCCCACCGGGCCGGCCGACGCCTCGGAGCCGTTGTTGAGCGGGGAGCCGGCGGAGGTCACGGAGGTGAGAGCCAGGCCGGTCAGGACGGCGACGCTGACGATGTGGCGGGGCTTGCGTATCCGGGGGCGGGTCTGCTGCATAGATTCGCCTTCGGGGTCCGCGGCAGTCGGCCGTCCCTGACTGCTCTCGTTCGATCACCCTCTGCCGGGGGCCGTCCGGGCGCCCGCTGGGTGGCCCGATCGTGGGAATTTCGGCCCGGTGCGTGATCCGGCTCACATGTGCGCCTTCGGGAAATAACCGGGGACCGTCTCCCCGTTTATGCCTGTGTTCGCCGAAGTGGGGAAACGATCCCCGGTTACGTACCTGAGTCGCATGCCGCACGCCGTACGCACGCGACCGCACCGCCTACGCCCGAGAGGAAGCGCCGTGGCCACCGTCACCCGCACCGGAACCGCTCAGCGCAATGCCCCGCGCCCGCGGGCCGACGCCGTGCGCAACCGGGAGCGGATCGTCGCGGCCGCGCGCGAGATGTTCGTCGAGTTCGGCCCCGAGGTGCCGCTCGACGAGATCGCCCGCCGCGCGGGCGTCGGCAACGCGACGCTGTACCGGCATTTCCCCGACCGCGACGAACTGATCCGCCACGTGGTCGTCTCCGTCATGTCCCGCACCACGGACCGGGCGGACGCGGCGACCGCCGAAGAGGCCGACCCGTTCGACGCGCTGCGCCGCTTCGTGCACGCCGCCGCCGACGAGCGCATCGGCGCGCTGTGCCCGATGCTCGCCGACGGCTTCGACAAGGAGCACCCGGAACTGCTCGCCGAGCGCGCGCGCCTCGAACACGCCGTCGACGGCCTCATGGAGCGCGCCCGGCAGGCGGGCCGGCTCCGCGACGACGTGGCCGTCGGCGACCTGATGGTCGCGCTCTCCCAGCTCACCCGCCCGCTGCCGGGCAGCGCCTGCGTCAACTTCGACCAGTTCGTGCACCGGCACCTGCAACTCTTCCTCGACGGCCTGGAGGCACCGGCGCGCTCCGTTCTCCCCGGCTCTCCCGCGACCTTGGAGGACCTGCGCCGGGAGTCGTGACTCCCGCCTCACTCGGCCCGTGACTCCCACCCCACTCGGCCCGTGACTCCCACCCCACTCGGCCCTCCGCCCGCTTAATTACGTACCTTTTTCGGCTCTTCGCACCCTTAGGTGGATACCTCCATGCCAAAAACAGCCGCCGCTGTCCTCCCTGATCCCAACCGCTGGAAAGCCCTCGTCTTCATCGCCCTCGCCCAGCTGATGGTGGTGCTCGACGCGACCATCGTGAACATCGCGCTGCCGTCGGCCCAGCAGGACCTGGGAATTTCCGACGCCAACCGCCAGTGGGTCATCACCGCGTACGCCCTGGCCTTCGGCGGACTGCTGCTCTTCGGCGGCCGCATAGCCGACCTGTGGGGCCGCAAGCGCACCTTCGTCGTCGGCCTCCTCGGCTTCGCCGCGGCCTCCGCGCTCGGCGGCGCCGCCACCAACGAGGCGATGATGCTCGGCTCGCGCGCCCTCCAGGGCGCCTTCGGCGCACTCCTCGCGCCGGCCGCGCTCTCGCTGCTCGCGGTGACGTTCACCGACGTGAAGGAGCGCGCCAAGGCGTTCGGCATCTTCGGTGCCATCGCGGGCGGTGGCGGCGCGGTCGGCCTGATCCTGGGCGGCTTCCTCACCGAGTACCTGAACTGGCGCTGGACCTTCTTCGTCAACATCCCGTTCGCGATCGTCGCCGCCGCGGGCGCCTACTTCGTGATCCGCGAGCCGGCCGGCGGCCGCAACCGCTCGCCGCTCGACATCCCCGGTGTCGTTCTCTCCACGCTGGGCCTGGTCGCGCTGGTGTACGGCTTCACGCGCGCCGAGTCCGACGGCTGGGCG is part of the Streptomyces agglomeratus genome and encodes:
- a CDS encoding M6 family metalloprotease domain-containing protein: MQQTRPRIRKPRHIVSVAVLTGLALTSVTSAGSPLNNGSEASAGPVGAGDQAVSVVDEAALRPCRITGTMGVQMSEGLPTPPGFARSTGEVRALTLMIDFSDAPGKGPARDRFEEFFPQTTKWFTTSSYGRLRYRPVTPFTDWVRMPLPFAAYGIDRGSPYEPGYRSLVQDIIAETDDRVNFRAYDLVNILVTPNAGPSALDTVLSVTFSGNDDAPRADGVPLANTSFVYSRQDDGSGSYGETGFRVLPHENGHVFGLPDLYTVDGGGTVGHWDIMSEDWGANNDLLGWHKWKLGWLDSAQIRCASERGTTEHLLAPLASRDGHEGRAKLVFVPLTETTGYAVEVRIRAGNDDAVCKPGVLVYRVDADVDTGNGPVTVADSERDSGGCTRQPNVHAELSDAPFEEGETFRDRQHGVRIAVTDEDERGNFRVRVTRR
- a CDS encoding TetR/AcrR family transcriptional regulator; protein product: MATVTRTGTAQRNAPRPRADAVRNRERIVAAAREMFVEFGPEVPLDEIARRAGVGNATLYRHFPDRDELIRHVVVSVMSRTTDRADAATAEEADPFDALRRFVHAAADERIGALCPMLADGFDKEHPELLAERARLEHAVDGLMERARQAGRLRDDVAVGDLMVALSQLTRPLPGSACVNFDQFVHRHLQLFLDGLEAPARSVLPGSPATLEDLRRES